GCCAGTCATCAAATGTGACGTTACGCCCTGACGTGATTTCTTTTGTGCACGAGTAGCGACATCCAGTTCATCCCATTCTTGCTGCTCAGCGCAGACAGTGACCGGACCATAGACTTCGGTAAGACCGTAAACGTGAGAGATATGAAAGCCCATGGCTTCCATGGCGGCAAGCATGGTTTCAGACGGCGGCGCACCAGCGACCCAGCCCTTTACGTCATGATTAATGGCGTCTTTATATTCAGCTTTGCCGCCAGCAATCATATTGTGCACCACAGGCGCTGAGCAATAATGGCTGACTTTATGCTTGGCAATCAGTTGCAAAATCAAATCAGCATCAATCTTGCGCAAGCAGACGTTGACGCCCGCGCGCTCTGCAATCGTCCACGGGAAACACCAACCATTACAATGGAATAATGGCAGCGTCCATAGATACATCGGGTGCTTGGGCATATCCCAATCTAAAATATTGGAGACGGCATTGAGTGTCGCGCCGCGGTGGTGATAGACCACGCCTTTTGGCTTACCCGTCGTACCAGAGGTATAATTGAGCGCGATAGCATCCCATTCATCGAGTGGTTTTTCCCAGTTGTCCAAACTGTCTGAGCTGGCGATTAATGCTTCGTAGCTCATTTGTCCAAAATGTTCAATATCGAGCGCCGCATCGGTCGCATGAATGACGATTAGATTAGGAAAGGCTTCTTCGATAATTTCAGCATGTTCAGCAAACTCGCTGTCTAGAATCAACACTTTGGCTTCTGAGTGTTGCAGACAAAAGGTAAGGGCATTGATGTCGAGGCGGGTGTTCAGTGTACAAAGTACGCCACCTGACATCGGTACACCAAAAGCGCATTCGATCATCGCTGGGGTGTTTGGCATCATGACTGCAACTGTGTCGTTTTTATCGAGGCCTAATTTGCGTAGCCCATCCGCCAATTGACGACAGCGATCGTAAGTCTGCTGCCACGTTTGCGT
This region of Psychrobacter sp. JCM 18902 genomic DNA includes:
- a CDS encoding AMP-binding protein; translation: MTDFHTGLGKNAANYQPLTPIDFIIRSAQVYPDKTAIIYDDLEHNNLTQTWQQTYDRCRQLADGLRKLGLDKNDTVAVMMPNTPAMIECAFGVPMSGGVLCTLNTRLDINALTFCLQHSEAKVLILDSEFAEHAEIIEEAFPNLIVIHATDAALDIEHFGQMSYEALIASSDSLDNWEKPLDEWDAIALNYTSGTTGKPKGVVYHHRGATLNAVSNILDWDMPKHPMYLWTLPLFHCNGWCFPWTIAERAGVNVCLRKIDADLILQLIAKHKVSHYCSAPVVHNMIAGGKAEYKDAINHDVKGWVAGAPPSETMLAAMEAMGFHISHVYGLTEVYGPVTVCAEQQEWDELDVATRAQKKSRQGVTSHLMTGFELFKQGTTEPVAADGEEMGELALRGNMVMKGYLKSRKATEEAFADGWFRTGDLGVKYPDGYIKIMDRLKDIIISGGENISSIEVENVLYKMPEIQSCAVVAAPHDKWGEVPVAFIEIHEGSTLQRDHVMEHCKQHLAGFKVPKYIIFAEIPKTSTGKVQKFELRQAAKSLAHETPKVTASAK